The following is a genomic window from Desulfurobacteriaceae bacterium.
GCTGGATGTGTCGTTTCCATAAAACCTTCTAAGGCAAAAGAGGCAGAAGAAAAAATATCTTTAATTCCTGGAGTTGAGATATACGGTGGAGAACTGAAAGAAGAGGGAAAAATCTACTACCTAGTAGTTGTTATCGAAGGAGATACTTTTGAAGATTTGGAGTTCATTGAAAGCCAGATAAAGGAAATAGAAGGCGTCCTTAATGTTTCCGTTGCTGAAGCTTACTTCTTGGACGAATTTGAGAAAATAGAAAAGGGAGAAACTGTCCCTTCAAATCCGTTTGGAAGGAGAAGAGGAGAAACAGAGATACCTACCTTACCTATAGAGGAAAATGATGAGAAAGTTCACTAGAAGAGAAGCTATAAAAGTGACTTTAGGTTCATTCCTCGCGGGTATTTTTTCATCTTGTGATCTGTCTGATTTAAAAAATCCCAAAACAATGATCAAAACACCGATAAAAACCAACATTTTGCGTCCACCTGGAGCCGTGCCGGAAGAAGAATTTGCAAAAAAGTGTATTAGATGCGGAAGATGTGGAGAAGTCTGTCCTTACCACTGCATAAAATACTTCGATGTAAAGAGTGGAGGAGTCTTTTCTGGTACACCTTATATTAATGTTATGGAAGTGCCTTGTTATTTGTGTATGAAATGTGTCTATGTTTGTCCAACAGGTGCTTTAGTTCCTTGTGATAAAGATGAAGTTAGAATGGGAGTTGCTGTAATCAACAGAGAAGCCTGTGTAAGCTGGCAACAGGAAAAAACAGGTCTCATGTGTAAAACTTGCTTTAACGTTTGTCCATTTGCAGGAATTGCAATAAAAATAGACCACGATTTTAGACCTTACATCGTTGAAGAATACTGCACAGGCTGTGGAATATGTGCATATTCTTGCATTGCAGACCAATACCCAGAAAACAATGGTAAAAAAGCAATAACAATAGAACCTGTAAAATGGAAAAAGATTAAGAAAGTGAAGCTGGAAGACATTAAGAAAAGCTAAGAGGTAAGTCGTGAAAGGAAAAAGCTTTCTTGAAAAAATAAGAAGTTCCTTAGGAAAAATAAACACGTGGCGTTTCTTTATCTTGTTTTCTGCTTTTGTCGTAATCATCGGTAATCCGTTTGTTAACTACAAATGGGATATAAACTTCATTCAAGGGTGGTTTCAGTCTTTTGGTATTGGGAACCTTTGGATAGTTTCTCCCTTAGAAGGACTTGAGACAATTCTAACTGCTAAATTTCTCTACACTGCCACAATTGTTGGTATGGTAGTTCCTGTCCTTTTAGCTTTTTTACTTGGCAGAGTCTTCTGTAGCTGGCTATGTCCGATAGAGTTTCTCTCAAATCTTACAGATAGAGTATTGGGCTTCCTCTCCAAAAAACTAAGATACAGGAAAGATTTAATAACCCTTCCAAGAAGGATAATCTGGTTTGTTCTCATTACAGAACTTTTAATTACTCTGATCATTGGCTATCCAATGTTTGTTTGGTGGTCTCCTCCAGGACTTGTCGGTAGAGAAGCTATGTTTTACGCCTTTTATAAAGTAATAACAATAGAAATTGTTATAGTTGTAGCTGTTTTGTTTTTCAATCTACTTACAAGAAGATTCTTCTGCCGTTATTTTTGCCCCTTAGGAGCTACTCTTGCTCTCATTGGCAAAAAGAGGCAACTTGTAATCAAATACGACAAAGATAAATGTATAAACTGTAAGGCTTGTGATACAAAATGTCCTATGGGAATAAAGCCAAGCATCGGAGAAAGCCAATCGGTTTATTGCTGGAACTGTGCCGAGTGCGTAGATACGTGCCCGACAAAAGCTCTTAGTTTCACTTGGAATGATGATGGAATTATTAAATTAAAAGTTCATAATAGTTTGACAAGTATGAAAAATACTGATAAATTGATAACTACAAAATAATTAGCTTTGGAGGTAACAAAGATGAAGAAAATAGCTTTGACTCTAGCTATTACCGCTGTTGCTTCCGTACCAGCAGTTGCTGGAGTATGGAGTCAGTCTTGTACAGGTTGTCATAATGGAGGATTAGCCCAATCTGCAGAACAGCTTAAAGCTAAGTTTAAAACTCCAGAAGCTTTTGTCAAGGCTGCCCAGGAATCCACTAATCCTATGATGATGGCATACAAAAATGATGTTGAAACACTCAAAAAAGCAGCAAAAGAGCTTTACGGTAAATAAGAACTTTTTCATGGGAGGTCTCCACCTCCCATTTTTATTATTTACTATCATTTTGCTAGCTCCTCTACACTCTAAAGGGCAGGTATGGGATTTTTTCTGTGCTACATGCCACAATGGTAGTGAAGCTCCTACAAAAGAAGAACTCTTAGAGAAATATTCAACTAAAGAAAAATTTCTGCAAGCCATAGAAAATTCCAAAAATCCTTATATGGTTAGACTAAAACCCCAGAAAGAACTAATAGGAAAAGCGCTTAAAGAGCTTTTTGGTGATCAATGATCCTTGAAATACCTTCAAATGTAAGATTGTCAATGTATATAGCATCTTTTATAAAATCTTTAACTAAATATCCTCCCCCACCAGTAATTATGACTTTTTCTGTCTTGTAAATACTAAGAGCTTCTTTTATTCCTCCAACAATAGAAAGAAGAACTCCATTCTCTATACATTCAACCGTACTCTTCGATGGAATACCTGTTTTTTTAAAACTTTCCACCTTAGGAAGCTGAGAAGTTTTTAGACTTAAAGACTCTGCCATTAGTTCAAAACCTGGAAAAATAACTCCTCCTTCGAAAACTCTATCTTTTACTAAATCCACAACTACCGTTGTTCCAACACTTACAACAGAAAAACTATCCCCGTAAAGGAGTCCACCACAAGCATTGGCTATTCTGTCAGCACCAAGCAGTCTTTTGTTTTTGTAGTTAATTTTGATAGGAAGAGGAGTATTTGCAGATATAAAAAGAGCATCTTTAAAAATTTTTTTTAGAATCGGATTCAATTCTTTCACAACAGAGGATATTCCAGTCCTTTCTATTTTCACATTACAAAGATCTGAAAGTATCTTTGGACACTTTAAAACTTTCTTTGTTGAAAATTTCTTTAATAACTTTATTTTTCCCTCTTTTTCAAGAGCTACTTTAAGAAAAGTATTTCCAACATCTACTAGGAGTTTCTCCATTCTTTCATTCCTGTAATCAATTGAAAGGCTTTTGTAACGTCCCCTGCTCCAATAGATAAGAAAACATCTCCCGGTCTTAATTCCTTTGATATAAGACTGCAAGCTTCTTTCAAACTTCCTGCATAAACAGCCCCACACTCTTTTGCCAAACTTTTTGCATTAATCCCATTTACAGGTTCTTCTCCTGCTGAATAAATGTCAGAAATAAAAAGGTTATCTATCTTCTTCAAAACTTCTACAAACTCTTTCCAGAGAAGTTTAGTTCTTGAAAATCTATGGGGCTGGAAAAGAACAACAATTCTATTTTTTGGGAAAGAACTTTTTACAGCTTCAAAAGAGCTCTCTATTTCTGTTGGGTGATGGGCATAGTCGTCTATGAAAATTACCCCGTTGACTTCTCCCTTTATTTCTATCCTTCTACTTGCATTTTTAAACTCTCTTAAACTTTCAGCTATTTCAGAAAAAGGAATTCCTATTTCTAAAGATATTCCTATTGCTGCCAGTGAATTTAGGATATTATGTCTTCCCGGAATACT
Proteins encoded in this region:
- a CDS encoding 4Fe-4S binding protein, with amino-acid sequence MKGKSFLEKIRSSLGKINTWRFFILFSAFVVIIGNPFVNYKWDINFIQGWFQSFGIGNLWIVSPLEGLETILTAKFLYTATIVGMVVPVLLAFLLGRVFCSWLCPIEFLSNLTDRVLGFLSKKLRYRKDLITLPRRIIWFVLITELLITLIIGYPMFVWWSPPGLVGREAMFYAFYKVITIEIVIVVAVLFFNLLTRRFFCRYFCPLGATLALIGKKRQLVIKYDKDKCINCKACDTKCPMGIKPSIGESQSVYCWNCAECVDTCPTKALSFTWNDDGIIKLKVHNSLTSMKNTDKLITTK
- a CDS encoding 4Fe-4S dicluster domain-containing protein, producing the protein MRKFTRREAIKVTLGSFLAGIFSSCDLSDLKNPKTMIKTPIKTNILRPPGAVPEEEFAKKCIRCGRCGEVCPYHCIKYFDVKSGGVFSGTPYINVMEVPCYLCMKCVYVCPTGALVPCDKDEVRMGVAVINREACVSWQQEKTGLMCKTCFNVCPFAGIAIKIDHDFRPYIVEEYCTGCGICAYSCIADQYPENNGKKAITIEPVKWKKIKKVKLEDIKKS
- a CDS encoding chaperone NapD encodes the protein MPIAGCVVSIKPSKAKEAEEKISLIPGVEIYGGELKEEGKIYYLVVVIEGDTFEDLEFIESQIKEIEGVLNVSVAEAYFLDEFEKIEKGETVPSNPFGRRRGETEIPTLPIEENDEKVH
- a CDS encoding type III pantothenate kinase, whose protein sequence is MEKLLVDVGNTFLKVALEKEGKIKLLKKFSTKKVLKCPKILSDLCNVKIERTGISSVVKELNPILKKIFKDALFISANTPLPIKINYKNKRLLGADRIANACGGLLYGDSFSVVSVGTTVVVDLVKDRVFEGGVIFPGFELMAESLSLKTSQLPKVESFKKTGIPSKSTVECIENGVLLSIVGGIKEALSIYKTEKVIITGGGGYLVKDFIKDAIYIDNLTFEGISRIIDHQKAL